A genome region from Triticum aestivum cultivar Chinese Spring chromosome 2B, IWGSC CS RefSeq v2.1, whole genome shotgun sequence includes the following:
- the LOC123047619 gene encoding disease resistance protein RGA2, whose amino-acid sequence MTGFLDTVVGAAIGWLVQSILGTFFTEQIEDWSREIGLAEDVEKLKFEMRNVEMVLAAAEGRRIENKPLAHSLDFLRELLYDSEDVMDELNYYRLQQLIEEGKGCSSPSDVNPDGSYASSSSPSSAFKLVRSATSQMTSWAPFSRKRKREEVPALAPEIKQDISHRINRIVKHLCTIGNSVQRVLQLEISRPTATSSESQNICRNVRMTTSVPIECKVYGRDAERDKIIELLIEGGSSHLNVLPVVGMGGIGKTTLARYVYNDERIVNHFDLQMWICVSTNFDERRLTLEILEHVCKDRQEYENVSNFNVLQGILLKYIRKKRFLLVLDDMWEDKDKIGWIKLLAPLKGNQVSGCMILATTRMKSVAEMIRTMDEVRMSGLNENEFWVLFKACAFGNENHEGDPRLQSIGKQIAESLKGCPLAARSVGALLNTSVSDKHWRIVRDKWRSLQEDADGILSVLKLSYDYLPVHLQHCFSYCSLFPKSKLFDGKELVHAWISQNFVQCEDPTMKLEEIGRRYLDRLVDLGFFQKFGSRYVMHDLMHELARKVSSNECATIHGLKPEAIQPCVRHLSIITTAFDKDKPGSFPHEKFDQILQKVGPSQKLRTLMLFGRSSVNLFGSLHTLCRKAKCLRFLRIYVTDADISSIHSLLNPCHLRYLEYIHVDITDRSLYRVYNNTVFPQALTRFYQLQVLNVGISGNFVVPANMHDLVNLRHLISHEKVHQAIACVGHMTSLQELSFKVQNVGSFEIRELQSLNELVLLEISQLENVKTKEEASMARLSDKEYLETLLLSWEDNSTSRQAEAAKDVLEVLQPHQDLKTLEITGYGGATSPTWLSNNSSLTLLQILHLEKCREWQILPTPEMLPFLRKLTLIRMLNLTEISVPSLEELILIDMPKLEKCIGSYGMELTSRLRVLMIKNCPQLNECTHFQSYSSFDAEQKSWFPSLRKLSIGMCPHILNNWPVLPLRDMGALKELELMDLHVVRELAVPSLKKLVLIKMSSLEVCSSLTTSPPLQLLPSQGAQRGWPSSLRRLVKGVRTLPTIRIRQRGFTVESNELSLLDDSILAFNNLGGTISLRIENSPNLVSLSIEAFSQLIALEYLYIRNCPNLTMSNTISEFVQENSMPASNIVLPSLKHVNIDTCGVTGRWLTQMLSHSPSLERLQLTNCPQIKFLSISQPTETEGTRSLASTAMTTAQDEQELKLPYNLLCSLKTLCISKSLDLEFCGGKRELTGFTSLRKLHLVGCPKLVSSWIGETNDDGTMHVSRLLPPSLEDLCMGPLPENLQSFTPQGLLCLKRLNLFSGPCLKSVQLHSCTALEFLRIACCVQLAALEGLQFLSSLRSLWMEMNPELSSAWDLKLLEQEQGGNQIQLLPPSLVELRIWKLTDSVLSGLLSCLPALTKLAILISPELTSLQLAYCTALEELEIGYSKSLPSIEGLQFCRNLTSLKVFKSPDSSSCLEYVSRQQGASEIWSRLKTLNISDPSSALSKPLCKQLTTLRCLNFTCGGDKQGETLVTLTEEQESVLQLLTSLQKLVFHSFPNLLSLPANLQSLTSLKMLSINHCQRITRLPDMGLPPSLRYLKLVSCSEELGMQCRIAATKKLRVKIEYLK is encoded by the exons ATGACAGGGTTTCTTGACACGGTAGTTGGCGCAGCAATAGGATGGCTGGTGCAAAGCATCCTTGGGACCTTCTTCACTGAACAGATTGAAGACTGGAGTCGTGAAATTGGACTTGCTGAAGATGTGGAGAAGCTCAAATTTGAGATGAGAAATGTGGAGATGGTTCTTGCTGCTGCCGAGGGAAGGAGGATTGAAAACAAGCCTCTGGCACATTCACTGGATTTTCTCAGAGAGCTGCTTTATGACTCGGAAGATGTGATGGACGAGCTCAATTACTACCGACTCCAGCAACTGATCGAAGAAG GGAAAGGTTGTAGTTCTCCTAGTGATGTTAATCCTGATGGAAGCTATGCGTCCTCATCCAGTCCATCTTCTGCTTTTAAATTAGTACGCAGTGCCACAAGCCAAATGACGAGTTGGGCCCCGTTCAGCAGAAAAAGGAAACGTGAAGAGGTTCCAGCTCTAGCTCCTGAGATTAAACAAGACATTTCTCACAGAATCAACAGAATAGTGAAACATTTATGCACTATTGGCAATTCTGTGCAGAGAGTTCTTCAGCTTGAGATCTCGCGCCCCACTGCAACATCAAGTGAGAGTCAGAATATTTGTAGGAATGTTCGCATGACAACTTCTGTTCCAATTGAATGTAAGGTGTATGGGAGGGATGCAGAGAGAGACAAGATAATAGAGCTGTTGATAGAAGGGGGATCTAGTCATCTGAATGTTTTGCCAGTGGTTGGTATGGGTGGTATTGGGAAGACGACTCTTGCTAGATATGTATACAATGATGAAAGAATTGTAAATCATTTTGATTTGCAAATGTGGATTTGTGTATCCACGAACTTCGATGAAAGGAGACTTACACTTGAGATCTTAGAGCATGTCTGTAAAGATAGACAAGAGTACGAAAATGTAAGCAATTTCAATGTACTACAGGGGATCCTTTTGAAGTACATCAGAAAGAAAAGATTTCTGCTCGTATTGGATGACATGTGGGAAGACAAGGACAAGATTGGATGGATTAAACTCTTGGCTCCATTGAAAGGTAATCAAGTAAGTGGTTGCATGATACTAGCAACAACTAGAATGAAATCAGTTGCAGAAATGATACGAACGATGGATGAAGTCAGAATGAGTGGCCTGAATGAAAATGAGTTTTGGGTGTTATTCAAGGCATGTGCATTTGGTAATGAGAACCACGAGGGTGATCCTCGTTTGCAGTCTATTGGCAAACAGATTGCTGAATCACtaaagggctgcccacttgctgcACGAAGTGTTGGTGCACTTTTGAACACAAGTGTTAGCGATAAGCATTGGAGGATAGTTCGGGACAAATGGAGATCTCTCCAAGAAGATGCTGATGGTATTTTATCTGTCTTGAAGCTCAGTTATGATTATCTACCAGTTCACCTTCAACACTGTTTCTCGTACTGCTCTTTGTTTCCAAAGAGCAAACTATTTGATGGGAAAGAATTGGTCCATGCATGGATATCACAGAATTTTGTGCAGTGTGAAGACCCTACCATGAAATTGGAGGAAATAGGGCGGCGATATTTGGATAGATTAGTTGATTTGGGCTTCTTCCAGAAGTTTGGCTCACGCTATGTTATGCATGATCTAATGCATGAATTGGCAAGGAAAGTTTCATCAAACGAGTGTGCTACTATACATGGATTGAAACCTGAGGCAATTCAACCATGTGTTCGCCATCTGTCAATCATAACTACTGCTTTTGATAAAGATAAACCTGGCAGTTTTCCTCATGAGAAGTTTGATCAAATACTTCAGAAGGTTGGGCCTTCGCAAAAATTGAGGACTTTGATGTTGTTTGGGCGAAGCAGCGTAAATTTATTTGGGTCCTTACATACTTTATGCAGGAAGGCAAAATGTTTACGATTCCTAAGAATTTATGTGACAGATGCTGACATCAGCTCTATACACAGTTTATTAAATCCATGCCATCTTCGCTATCTTGAATATATTCATGTTGACATTACAGACAGATCATTAtatagagtctacaacaacacTGTGTTTCCTCAAGCACTGACAAGATTCTATCAACTTCAAGTATTGAATGTGGGAATTTCAGGCAATTTTGTTGTGCCTGCTAATATGCATGATCTTGTTAATTTGCGCCATCTTATTTCTCATGAGAAAGTGCATCAGGCAATAGCTTGTGTTGGCCACATGACCTCTCTTCAGGAATTAAGTTTCAAGGTTCAAAATGTCGGTAGTTTTGAGATAAGAGAACTTCAGTCCCTAAATGAGCTTGTACTACTTGAAATTTCTCAACTTGAAAACGTGAAGACTAAAGAAGAGGCCAGTATGGCCAGGCTGTCAGACAAAGAGTATCTAGAAACATTGTTGTTGTCATGGGAGGATAACAGCACGAGCCGTCAAGCAGAGGCAGCAAAGGATGTGCTTGAAGTTCTTCAGCCACATCAGGATCTCAAAACTCTAGAAATAACCGGATATGGTGGTGCTACCTCCCCAACCTGGCTTTCTAATAATTCCTCActtaccttgctgcagatacttcATCTAGAGAAGTGCAGGGAATGGCAAATTCTTCCAACTCCTGAAATGCTTCCTTTCCTTAGGAAGTTGACATTGATCAGAATGTTGAATTTAACGGAAATCTCAGTTCCTTCCTTGGAAGAGCTGATCTTGATTGATATGCCCAAATTGGAAAAGTGTATCGGTTCTTACGGAATGGAATTGACTTCCCGTCTAAGGGTTTTGATGATCAAAAACTGCCCTCAACTGAACGAGTGCACTCATTTCCAGAGTTACTCTTCTTTCGACGCAGAGCAGAAGTCATGGTTTCCGTCTCTCCGCAAACTGTCCATCGGGATGTGTCCTCATATACTAAA CAACTGGCCAGTCCTTCCATTAAGAGATATGGGGGCGCTCAAGGAGCTGGAGTTGATGGACCTGCATGTTGTGAGAGAATTGGCAGTCCCTTCTCTGAAGAAGTTGGTGTTGATAAAAATGTCAAGCCTGGAAGTTTGCAGCAGTCTAACGACTTCCCCACCTCTGCAACTTTTACCTTCCCAAGGTGCTCAAAGGGGATGGCCATCAAGTCTCCGTAGACTCGTCAAGGGGGTTCGGACCCTTCCAACAATAAGGATAAGACAGAGAGGTTTCACTGTCGAATCTAATGAGTTGTCCCTGCTTGATGACAGTATCCTGGCGTTCAATAACCTTGGGGGCACAATATCATTGCGCATAGAAAATAGTCCAAATCTTGTATCTCTTTCAATTGAAGCTTTCAGCCAGCTCATTGCTTTAGAGTATTTATATATACGCAACTGCCCTAATCTGACCATGTCAAACACTATCTCAGAGTTTGTCCAGGAAAACAGTATGCCTGCAAGCAACATTGTCCTCCCATCTCTCAAACATGTTAACATTGACACATGTGGAGTAACAGGGAGGTGGCTAACACAAATGCTTTCACATTCACCGTCCCTTGAGAGGTTGCAATTAACTAACTGTCCGCAGATAAAGTTTCTATCAATCAGTCAACCTACAGAAACGGAAGGAACCAGGAGTTTGGCTTCAACAGCGATGACCACAGCCCAAGATGAACAGGAACTAAAACTGCCATATAATCTCCTATGTTCTCTCAAGACGTTATGTATTTCGAAGAGCCTGGACCTGGAGTTCTGCGGGGGTAAGAGAGAGCTCACAGGATTCACCTCTCTTAGGAAGCTACACCTTGTTGGTTGCCCCAAGCTAGTCTCATCGTGGATTGGGGAAACAAATGATGATGGTACCATGCATGTTAGTAGATTGCTCCCGCCATCACTTGAAGACCTTTGTATGGGTCCTCTCCCAGAAAACTTGCAGTCATTCACTCCCCAAGGCCTTCTCTGCCTCAAAAGGTTAAATCTATTTAGTGGCCCGTGTTTGAAGTCTGTGCAGCTACATTCCTGTACGGCCTTGGAGTTCTTGCGAATCGCATGTTGTGTCCAGCTGGCTGCACTGGAGGGCTTGCAGTTTCTCAGCTCTCTCCGAAGCTTGTGGATGGAGATGAATCCCGAGCTGTCTTCTGCATGGGATCTCAAACTGCTGGAGCAAGAACAGGGTGGCAATCaaattcagctgcttcctccctcaCTTGTAGAACTTCGGATCTGGAAGCTCACAGATAGTGTCCTGTCCGGTCTCCTGTCCTGCCTTCCTGCCTTGACCAAATTAGCAATATTGATCAGTCCAGAATTGACGTCTCTACAGTTGGCATATTGCACGGCACTGGAAGAGTTGGAAATTGGATATAGCAAGTCGCTTCCATCGATCGAGGGGCTCCAGTTCTGTAGAAACCTGACATCCTTGAAAGTATTTAAGTCCCCTGACTCCAGTTCCTGTTTGGAGTATGTGTCGCGCCAGCAAGGGGCCTCTGAGATCTGGTCTCGACTGAAAACTCTTAACATTAGTGACCCATCATCTGCCCTTTCCAAGCCCTTGTGCAAACAGCTCACAACTCTAAGATGCCTAAACTTCACCTGTGGGGGTGATAAACAGGGAGAGACCTTGGTGACCCTAACAGAAGAACAAGAGAGCGTGTTACAGCTTCTAACCTCACTCCAAAAACTTGTATTTCATAGCTTCCCGAATCTCTTGTCACTTCCTGCAAACCTACAAAGCCTGACCTCCCTCAAGATGTTATCTATCAATCATTGTCAGAGGATCACAAGGCTTCCAGACATGGGCCTTCCACCTTCACTTAGGTACCTTAAGTTAGTCAGTTGCAGTGAGGAGCTAGGTATGCAATGTAGAATTGCAGCAACTAAAAAGCTAAGGGTCAAGATTGAATATCTGAAATAA